One genomic segment of candidate division KSB1 bacterium includes these proteins:
- a CDS encoding type II toxin-antitoxin system HicA family toxin — translation MTKLPQLKGQELIAALRKAGFEVIRIKGSHHFLRHPEGRCTVVPVHRGETIGDCEMTSDELLELL, via the coding sequence ATGACAAAACTGCCGCAGCTCAAAGGACAAGAACTAATCGCAGCGTTACGCAAGGCTGGTTTTGAAGTGATCCGTATCAAGGGAAGCCATCACTTTTTGCGTCACCCTGAGGGACGGTGTACAGTTGTTCCCGTTCATCGTGGAGAGACCATTGGTGATTGTGAGATGACGTCTGACGAGTTGCTGGAACTATTGTAA
- a CDS encoding type II toxin-antitoxin system HicB family antitoxin: MYRFLIVVEKADGNYSAYSPDLPGCVATGKTREQVTRNMHKAIEMHIHGLLEGNLPIPKSRSFAEYVAVSL, translated from the coding sequence ATGTACCGTTTTCTGATTGTTGTCGAAAAAGCGGATGGGAACTACTCAGCCTACTCGCCAGACCTACCCGGTTGTGTGGCGACAGGCAAGACCCGCGAACAAGTCACGCGCAATATGCACAAGGCAATCGAGATGCATATTCACGGTCTGCTTGAAGGGAACCTCCCTATTCCAAAGTCTCGTTCTTTTGCTGAATATGTTGCTGTTTCCTTGTAA
- a CDS encoding decaprenyl-phosphate phosphoribosyltransferase — protein MGGYSLPAVAGTQPRARSWRRETIGALLVAIRPRQWTKNLLLFAGVMFSLNLGSAPLVMRACLAFAVFCLLSSSVYLVNDVIDAEQDRQHPLKRMRPVASGVLRPVFALSVAGMLAVVGIFGAVCLNAQFAALAVGYYVLMVIYSMWLKRVAPLDTLIIAIGFVLRAVAGAVVVDVAISQWLVVCTTFLALFVALCKRRHELTALGSVATAHRRALIAYSPVLLDQFIILAATSAVMSYTLYTLSPHTLAEFGTPNLVYTVPLVVFGIFRYLYLVHHENGGGNPEVLLFADVPLLAAIILWALMAATIIYWV, from the coding sequence ATGGGAGGCTACAGCTTACCGGCGGTAGCCGGCACACAGCCGCGCGCGCGGTCGTGGCGCAGGGAAACCATTGGCGCATTGCTGGTGGCAATCAGGCCCAGGCAGTGGACAAAGAACCTGTTGCTCTTTGCCGGCGTCATGTTCTCGTTGAACCTTGGCTCCGCCCCGTTGGTGATGAGGGCCTGTCTGGCATTTGCGGTATTCTGCCTTCTTTCGAGTTCTGTGTATCTGGTCAACGACGTAATCGATGCCGAACAGGACCGGCAGCACCCTCTCAAGCGCATGCGCCCGGTAGCCAGTGGCGTGCTCAGGCCTGTCTTCGCCCTCAGCGTCGCCGGCATGTTGGCAGTTGTCGGCATCTTCGGCGCCGTCTGCCTGAATGCACAATTCGCCGCACTTGCCGTGGGCTACTACGTCCTGATGGTCATCTACTCCATGTGGCTGAAGCGAGTGGCGCCTCTTGACACGCTAATCATCGCCATCGGGTTTGTGCTGCGCGCGGTGGCTGGAGCCGTGGTGGTCGACGTGGCGATCTCGCAGTGGCTGGTGGTGTGCACCACCTTCTTGGCCCTCTTTGTCGCCCTTTGCAAACGTCGCCACGAGCTGACCGCCCTGGGCAGCGTTGCCACCGCGCATCGTCGGGCTCTGATTGCCTACAGCCCGGTGCTTCTTGACCAATTTATCATCTTGGCGGCAACCTCGGCGGTGATGAGCTACACGCTGTACACGCTGTCGCCGCACACTTTGGCTGAGTTTGGGACGCCCAACTTGGTCTACACTGTCCCACTGGTGGTCTTTGGCATTTTTCGCTACCTGTACCTGGTGCATCACGAAAATGGGGGCGGCAATCCGGAGGTGCTCCTCTTTGCGGATGTGCCCTTGCTGGCGGCTATCATCCTTTGGGCATTGATGGCCGCAACGATAATCTACTGGGTCTGA
- a CDS encoding UPF0164 family protein, whose product MPQLLRAGTYAAEFLRIGVGARAAAMGSAFAALANDGTAFYWNPAGLAYLRHAELTFEHTPMFGGIAQYNVASIALRVMPGMAVGLSWIRLGVEDIPRYGELAETRWDRFTNPALRSTGQPEGYFSDSENAIMLSFARKMDFEVSLGLGLSRVWIPTELCLGATYKYLEQHLDSFSGHGQGLDAGLLLRLTTEAESAGQPVRSLGLGVSVRDLSRTSLKWNSPARVIDRTVPVVRCGVALTQNLPFLRSQAGLALDKEYFGAEGVYLGGELVVGRVVALRLGSHDGDLAVGAGLRLGGVRMDYAFVSYQLRGTHRVSAAMHL is encoded by the coding sequence ATGCCGCAACTCTTGCGTGCCGGCACCTATGCGGCCGAGTTCCTGCGCATCGGGGTCGGCGCACGGGCTGCGGCAATGGGGAGCGCATTTGCGGCATTGGCCAACGACGGGACGGCCTTCTACTGGAATCCGGCAGGCTTAGCGTACCTGCGCCACGCCGAGCTAACCTTCGAGCACACCCCTATGTTCGGCGGTATTGCGCAATACAACGTTGCCAGCATCGCCCTGCGCGTGATGCCGGGGATGGCAGTGGGGTTGAGCTGGATCCGGCTAGGCGTGGAAGACATTCCCCGCTACGGAGAGCTCGCCGAGACCCGCTGGGACCGGTTCACCAATCCTGCGTTGCGTTCCACCGGACAACCAGAAGGCTATTTCAGTGATAGCGAGAACGCCATTATGCTCTCCTTTGCCCGCAAGATGGACTTTGAGGTGAGCCTTGGCCTGGGCCTGTCGCGGGTGTGGATTCCCACGGAGCTCTGCCTGGGAGCTACCTACAAGTACCTCGAACAGCACCTTGATTCCTTCTCTGGCCATGGTCAAGGCCTGGACGCTGGACTCTTGCTGCGTTTGACCACCGAGGCGGAGTCTGCTGGCCAGCCGGTGCGCAGTCTGGGTCTGGGCGTCAGTGTGCGCGACCTCTCGCGCACCTCGCTCAAATGGAACAGTCCGGCAAGAGTCATCGACCGCACCGTGCCGGTGGTGCGCTGCGGGGTGGCGTTGACGCAAAATCTGCCCTTCCTCAGGTCGCAGGCAGGCCTGGCTCTTGACAAGGAGTACTTTGGGGCAGAGGGGGTCTACCTGGGCGGCGAGCTTGTCGTAGGGAGGGTAGTGGCGCTGCGCCTTGGCTCGCACGACGGCGACCTGGCGGTGGGAGCGGGCTTGCGGCTGGGTGGCGTGCGCATGGACTATGCCTTTGTGAGCTACCAACTGCGCGGCACGCACCGGGTATCTGCAGCGATGCACCTATAG
- a CDS encoding C25 family cysteine peptidase, protein MAMTIALGSVAVLPAYPGVELVNATSTGVTIELRVDSLRIVPVEGQAEVVSLVIDGYGSTGEPGRPVLPTTAAVVGVPEEGEVALQVQGVDFVEQTVPDIQKAPDESQEASVGVGGASEWYPADFVTLGQVGFVREQRIAQVVFYPVRVNQATHRAQVARSIRVAVLFGQPGVVTVTTQQVSPQQSVFEDFFRTTLANYAQARQWRKGQETPLALAKSSTASRAGQVFKIIVEKDGFYQVTGRDLQGAGAVLNGVDPRLISLTNKGQPVPVWVTGTRDGTFDPQDAIRFRGDFNRGDYSYHSPYTPANVYWLTIGEVPGAQVVEVDGGLYDPDPLRPASTRLTRHFEEDLIFERLLLVSDETADHWFWMQLQPGSLRVIPLRLDKPATDGRPARVKVRLRGLTYPSYANPDHHVVVKLNGWVIGDVMWDGQAAYTVDNASVPASALSDGENALSIELPGDTGAGDIDLVLLDWIEVEYDARLEAVGNRFQLQRAQGSRRQVVEYRIGGLTRNDALIIDAVGRRFTNLAWEREGNLYRVTFQDRAPLSTTYYLLPADGWQTPAAIVKDSPSQLRDPGNSADYVIITHADFMAEVERLAEHRRARGLRTMVVDVADVYDEFGDGSMDPRAIKRFLQYAYEHWAPPRLSYVLLVGDCTYGFDKEVARGWKAKTYVPTMLEYTTTWGILSSDNYFACVSGTDVLPDLYIGRLPVASAQEAGAVVAKIIQYERYPLIGQWRRQLGLITGTGTATRNEFEMNADYLQRTCTPPEIRVRRLSTDTRSPHMGSTEDLVRLFEEGTVIMNFIGHGGGGVFSDEELFQIDDVNLLNNTMKFPVLFSLTCFIGYFDSPTKASLGEELLRVPGRGIVAHFGSAGRARLYGDQLLNIGLFKSLFAIGRRRVGQVTTEGKLSMLAGGFRYPDEAKSFNLMGDPALEIALPRTSVELSLTKASLSVGEVLSVSGTVAGGGTGMVLLEVVNDADSVVADTIVPVSSGRFQADLAQVTTQFAQHWQGSKGVGVVRAYFWDEQSDGIGAVRFRLNEPHFVQVYTEPARPAHMDSVYISAQVVVSPTLAPGGITGVSCEWSRNSATWTRLVMESRGEGLYRTVAPLQVEGGARVYYRIVAEYSAGELRSLVSEVFSYDVIKSADVAVTAEGMTVSGTSALEVRAKIANTGDVDSGPFALHLFDVTSGQKVLIAPEQRLTNLAPGRDTIVTFVCANPVEGLRTFRVVADSAKAVKEQNRGNNSAQRTRWIVLRTTGTGAQPIEAEGNFSLTIPPQAMSRHTAIAVSGMPLQHFAGAGKAIDLVPVRLKDGKSNYLYALASDDSTLSFSSPYTVATYFDPTDTLAAHAASLGRLKLYAWDKAVGQWVSLNSQIDLPRAKVTASAATLFSVYGLFVNVDSQAPTIRLTFQGQTFAQGDFVPAKPNIVAIVEDQSPVDNDLRPVRVVLDGRELAPAEFSCTSTPDSPNMLVVGLSPNLHPGQHELQVTAYDVHGNKGVAEATFTVSENFALRNIANHPNPFSQQTVIAFTLTAEAEEVQLRVYSTSGRLVRDLTREVESVIGYTEVVWDGTDEEGEQVANGVYYLKLVAKRGRDKIETIEKVARLR, encoded by the coding sequence ATGGCTATGACAATAGCGCTGGGGAGCGTAGCAGTGCTCCCCGCGTATCCAGGAGTGGAGCTGGTCAATGCAACTTCGACTGGCGTGACGATAGAGCTGCGGGTTGATTCGTTGCGCATTGTGCCGGTTGAGGGGCAAGCGGAAGTCGTCTCGCTGGTCATCGATGGCTACGGCAGCACTGGCGAACCAGGCAGGCCTGTGCTGCCCACGACCGCCGCAGTGGTCGGCGTCCCCGAGGAGGGCGAGGTCGCCCTGCAAGTGCAAGGCGTGGACTTTGTGGAGCAGACTGTCCCCGACATCCAGAAGGCGCCGGATGAGTCGCAGGAGGCGAGCGTTGGCGTCGGCGGGGCAAGCGAGTGGTATCCGGCCGACTTTGTCACCTTGGGCCAAGTGGGCTTTGTGCGCGAACAGCGCATAGCTCAGGTGGTATTCTACCCGGTGCGCGTTAACCAGGCAACCCACCGTGCCCAGGTGGCGCGCTCAATCCGCGTGGCGGTTCTCTTTGGTCAGCCGGGGGTGGTAACCGTGACCACACAGCAGGTTTCTCCCCAGCAGTCGGTCTTTGAGGACTTTTTCCGGACCACGTTGGCTAACTATGCGCAGGCCAGACAGTGGCGCAAAGGGCAAGAGACGCCGCTGGCGCTCGCCAAGAGTTCCACGGCGTCACGCGCCGGGCAGGTGTTCAAAATCATTGTGGAAAAAGACGGCTTCTACCAGGTCACCGGTCGTGACTTACAGGGCGCAGGCGCCGTCCTCAATGGGGTTGACCCACGCCTGATCAGCCTCACCAATAAGGGACAGCCTGTGCCCGTGTGGGTGACCGGCACCCGTGATGGCACCTTCGACCCGCAGGACGCCATCCGCTTTCGCGGTGACTTCAACCGTGGCGACTACAGCTACCATTCCCCTTACACGCCGGCCAACGTCTACTGGCTGACCATTGGCGAGGTACCCGGCGCACAAGTGGTGGAAGTGGACGGCGGCTTGTATGACCCGGATCCCTTGCGGCCGGCGAGCACGAGGTTGACCAGACACTTCGAGGAAGACCTCATTTTCGAGCGTCTGCTCTTGGTTTCTGATGAAACTGCCGACCACTGGTTCTGGATGCAACTGCAACCCGGCAGCCTGCGGGTCATTCCGTTGCGCCTGGACAAGCCCGCCACGGATGGCCGGCCGGCGCGGGTGAAGGTGCGGCTGAGGGGGCTCACCTACCCCTCGTATGCCAACCCTGACCACCACGTGGTGGTGAAGCTGAACGGCTGGGTCATCGGCGACGTGATGTGGGACGGGCAAGCAGCATACACCGTGGACAATGCCTCTGTGCCTGCTTCTGCCCTCAGCGACGGAGAGAATGCGCTCAGCATCGAGTTGCCTGGCGACACGGGAGCAGGCGATATTGACCTGGTCTTGCTGGACTGGATCGAAGTGGAATATGACGCGCGTCTTGAAGCTGTGGGCAACAGATTCCAACTACAGCGGGCTCAAGGCAGCCGGAGACAGGTGGTGGAGTACCGCATCGGCGGCCTCACGCGCAACGATGCGCTCATCATCGATGCCGTGGGCAGGAGGTTCACCAACCTTGCCTGGGAAAGGGAGGGGAACCTCTATCGCGTGACATTTCAGGACAGAGCGCCGCTGAGCACCACATACTACCTGCTGCCGGCTGACGGCTGGCAAACTCCGGCGGCCATCGTCAAGGATTCCCCGTCGCAGCTGCGCGATCCCGGCAACAGCGCCGACTATGTGATTATCACCCACGCCGACTTCATGGCTGAGGTGGAGCGCCTGGCCGAGCATCGCCGCGCCAGGGGCCTCCGCACGATGGTGGTGGACGTGGCCGACGTCTACGATGAGTTTGGCGACGGCAGCATGGACCCCAGGGCGATAAAGCGGTTTCTGCAATACGCCTACGAGCACTGGGCCCCGCCGCGGCTGAGTTACGTCCTGCTGGTCGGCGATTGCACCTACGGTTTTGACAAGGAAGTGGCGCGTGGCTGGAAGGCGAAGACCTACGTGCCGACCATGCTGGAGTACACGACCACCTGGGGCATCCTGTCCAGCGACAACTACTTTGCCTGCGTGAGTGGCACAGATGTGCTGCCGGACCTGTACATCGGGCGTCTGCCCGTGGCGAGCGCGCAGGAAGCCGGCGCCGTAGTGGCCAAAATCATCCAGTATGAACGCTACCCGCTCATTGGCCAGTGGCGGCGGCAGCTCGGCCTCATCACCGGCACTGGTACCGCTACCCGCAACGAGTTCGAGATGAACGCCGACTACCTGCAGCGCACCTGCACGCCGCCGGAGATCCGCGTGCGTCGCTTGTCCACCGATACCCGCTCGCCGCACATGGGCAGCACCGAGGACCTGGTGCGCTTGTTCGAGGAGGGCACCGTGATCATGAACTTCATCGGCCACGGCGGCGGCGGAGTCTTTTCCGATGAGGAACTCTTCCAAATCGATGACGTGAACCTGCTCAACAACACCATGAAGTTCCCGGTACTCTTCAGCTTGACCTGTTTCATCGGCTACTTCGACAGTCCCACCAAGGCCTCGCTGGGTGAGGAGCTACTTCGTGTCCCCGGAAGGGGAATCGTGGCCCACTTTGGCTCGGCAGGGCGGGCACGCTTGTATGGCGACCAGCTCTTGAACATTGGCCTGTTCAAGTCGCTCTTTGCCATTGGCAGGCGGCGCGTCGGACAGGTGACGACCGAAGGCAAGCTGAGCATGCTGGCCGGGGGCTTTCGCTATCCGGACGAGGCGAAAAGCTTCAACCTCATGGGCGATCCGGCGCTGGAAATTGCCCTGCCGCGGACAAGCGTGGAGCTCTCCTTGACCAAGGCCAGTCTAAGTGTCGGTGAGGTGCTCTCCGTGAGTGGCACCGTTGCAGGCGGCGGCACCGGGATGGTCTTGCTGGAGGTCGTCAACGATGCCGACTCGGTGGTGGCCGACACGATAGTCCCGGTCAGCAGCGGGCGTTTCCAAGCCGATTTAGCGCAGGTGACGACGCAGTTTGCGCAGCATTGGCAGGGGAGCAAGGGAGTTGGCGTGGTGCGCGCCTATTTCTGGGACGAGCAGAGCGACGGCATCGGCGCGGTGCGATTCAGGCTCAATGAGCCCCACTTTGTCCAAGTCTATACCGAGCCTGCGCGCCCCGCCCACATGGATTCGGTGTACATTTCGGCCCAGGTGGTGGTTTCTCCTACCTTGGCCCCTGGTGGCATAACTGGGGTCTCCTGCGAATGGTCGCGCAACAGCGCTACATGGACGCGTCTGGTCATGGAATCCCGGGGGGAAGGGTTGTACAGAACCGTTGCCCCGCTGCAGGTGGAAGGGGGGGCACGCGTCTACTACCGCATCGTTGCTGAGTACAGTGCAGGGGAACTCCGTAGCTTAGTCAGCGAGGTCTTTAGCTATGACGTGATAAAGTCCGCCGACGTAGCGGTGACTGCCGAGGGCATGACGGTTTCAGGGACGAGCGCCTTGGAGGTGCGCGCCAAAATAGCCAATACCGGGGACGTAGACAGCGGCCCATTTGCCCTCCACCTTTTCGATGTCACCTCTGGGCAAAAGGTGCTCATTGCCCCAGAGCAACGCCTGACCAACCTGGCCCCCGGGCGGGATACCATCGTGACATTTGTCTGCGCCAACCCGGTGGAAGGGCTGCGCACCTTCCGCGTGGTCGCCGATTCTGCCAAAGCGGTCAAGGAACAGAACCGCGGCAACAACAGCGCCCAGCGCACCCGCTGGATCGTGCTGAGGACGACAGGGACCGGTGCCCAGCCGATTGAAGCGGAGGGCAACTTTTCGCTAACCATCCCGCCGCAGGCCATGTCACGCCACACGGCCATCGCAGTGAGTGGCATGCCGCTGCAGCACTTTGCAGGTGCAGGCAAGGCGATAGACCTGGTGCCTGTGAGATTGAAGGATGGCAAGTCCAACTACCTCTACGCCCTGGCCAGCGACGACAGCACCCTCAGCTTTTCTTCCCCGTACACTGTGGCGACGTACTTCGACCCCACCGACACGTTGGCCGCCCACGCAGCATCGCTGGGTCGACTCAAACTCTACGCGTGGGATAAGGCTGTGGGACAGTGGGTGTCCTTGAATAGCCAAATTGACCTGCCGCGCGCCAAGGTGACCGCCAGTGCCGCAACTCTTTTCTCTGTCTACGGCCTCTTTGTGAATGTGGACAGCCAAGCGCCCACGATTCGCCTCACGTTCCAGGGCCAGACGTTTGCCCAGGGCGACTTTGTGCCTGCCAAGCCGAACATCGTCGCTATCGTCGAGGATCAGAGCCCGGTGGACAATGACCTTCGCCCGGTGCGGGTGGTACTGGACGGACGCGAGCTTGCCCCCGCCGAGTTCTCGTGCACTTCGACACCTGACTCGCCCAACATGCTGGTGGTAGGCCTCAGCCCTAACCTCCACCCAGGCCAGCACGAGTTGCAGGTGACCGCCTACGACGTGCACGGCAACAAGGGCGTGGCAGAAGCCACCTTCACGGTGAGCGAGAACTTTGCCCTGCGCAACATCGCCAATCACCCGAACCCCTTTTCCCAGCAGACGGTCATCGCCTTTACGCTGACCGCCGAGGCGGAGGAGGTGCAACTGCGCGTCTACAGCACCTCAGGCCGCCTGGTGCGAGACCTGACGCGCGAGGTCGAGTCGGTGATCGGCTACACCGAGGTCGTGTGGGACGGCACAGATGAAGAGGGCGAGCAGGTAGCAAACGGCGTCTATTACCTGAAGCTGGTGGCCAAGCGAGGCCGGGACAAGATCGAGACGATCGAGAAAGTCGCCAGGTTGCGATAG
- a CDS encoding type II toxin-antitoxin system HicB family antitoxin produces the protein MARVFNVIIERDAEGWYVASVSELRGCHTQAKSLDTLMKRIREAIELCLEVEGSEIPPQEFIGVQRIWVEV, from the coding sequence ATGGCGAGAGTGTTCAACGTTATTATCGAGCGCGACGCGGAAGGGTGGTATGTGGCCAGTGTCTCTGAATTGCGTGGCTGTCACACTCAAGCTAAATCGCTGGATACCCTGATGAAGCGGATTAGAGAAGCAATTGAGTTATGCCTCGAAGTCGAAGGCTCAGAAATCCCGCCTCAAGAGTTCATAGGGGTTCAGCGTATCTGGGTCGAAGTATGA